TCATCTACCAAGGGAAGTATTTTTCTGTTGGTGTTTGTCCTATTGAATCCCAGATTGAGGATATTGTTGAGTGGTTGTTATCTTGTCATGGTGGCTTAACGGGATTGAGTACTGATAGTTTGACTGGTGCTGGGTGCCCAGGAGCATCCACATTAGGTGATGCAGTTTGTGGGATGGCTGTTGCTTATATCTCCTCAAGAGACATCCTGTTTTGGTTTCGTTCTTCTGCAACGAAAGAGATCAAGTGGGGTGGGGAGAAACATAGTCCAGAAGACACTGATGATAGCCAACGGATGCACCCACGTTCTTCTTttaaggtgtttctggaaatagTTAAGAGCCAGAGTTTGCCGTGGGAAACTGCGGAGATGGATGCGATTCACTCCTTGCAGCTTATACTGCGGAATTCAATTAGGGATGTTAATAGAAGCATTTGTAAGTCGGAGGTCAATACTGAAGTTGGGAATGAAGATTGTCAAGGGATGGATGAGGGCATTTCAGTTGCGAAAGAGATGGTCAGGCTGATAGAGACTGCTAACGCTCCAATTTTCGGTGTAGATTTTGGAGGTCGGATAAATGGGTGGAATACAAAAATTGCAGAATTGACAGGTCTGCCTGCTGAGGAAGCTATTGGGAAGTTTCGACTCCAGGACCTTATTTACAAGGAATACGTGGATGATGTAAACAAACTTCTTTCCCGTGCATTAAAAGGTAAGTTTCCCTATATTCACTTAGATTTTGCAGTTTAGTCTATATTATGGATTTCCATAGTGCAGTTTGATTTTGTTAGTTACCTTTTCCTTTACTATGAGAAGGTTTTATGCATTTTCTTGCAACTAAAGAACATGAAGAGTTCCCAATGATTTGAATCTATGCAGGGGAAGAAGATCAAAATGTAGAGATAAAGCTGAAGACATTCGGTCCACAAAAGCTTAGCAAAAGCGTGTTTCTGGTGGTCAATGCCTGCTCTAGCAAAGACTATCTGAACAACATCATAGGAGTTGGCTTTGTGGGTCAGGATATTACTTCTCAGAAAGTGGTACTGGACAAGTTCATACGTCTACAAGGTGATTATAAAGCTATTTTCCATAACCCCAACCCTTTAATTCCGCCCGTATTTGCTTCGGATGAGAATTTGTGTTGCTTGGAATGGAATAAGGGTATGGAAAAACTAACAGGTTGGAACAGAGAGGAAATGTTTGGAAAGATGCTGGTGGGAGATATATTTGGCAGTTGCTGTCGGCTCGAAAGCACTGATGCTCACACAAAGTTCACGATTGTCCTCCACAATGCAATTGGAGGGCAAGATACAGATAAAATTCCATTCCAGTTCTATGAGCGGAACAGGGTATATGTGCAAGCTCTCTTGACAGCAATGAAAAGGGTTAATTTGCAAGGAGAGATAAGCGGGGCATTCTGCTTTCTTCAGATTGTGAGCCCTGAATTGCAACAAGCCCCGGAAGTACCGAGGCAGGAGAAGAAACTCTGTGCTAGGAAGACACATTTGGCTTATATCTGCCAAGAGGTAAAAAATTCTTTACGTGGCATACATTTCATGAATTCTCTACTAGATGGAATGGATTTAAGTGAAGATCAGAAGCAGGATCTTGAGACTAGTGCTGCTTGTGAAAGGCAAATGATGAAGATTATTAGAGATGTTGATTCGGAATGCATCAAGGATGGGTTAGTAAATCATGTTTGACAATCCTTAATAGGCCACTAGATTCCAATAATTTTCATGTGATTGTTTCCTTCTGCCTGGTGACAGGTCCTTTGAATTTGATGAGGCTGAATTTTCACTTGGGAACCTTATAAATGCTCTAGTTAGCCAAGTAACGATTCTCCTAAGAGAAAGAGGATTACAACTGATCCGTGACATTCCAGAGGAAATCAA
This DNA window, taken from Papaver somniferum cultivar HN1 chromosome 3, ASM357369v1, whole genome shotgun sequence, encodes the following:
- the LOC113355381 gene encoding phytochrome B-like isoform X3, which codes for MSTQQQPTPYSVNKTIAQYPVDARLDDVFEQSGESGKCFDYLECLKGTSQSIPDEQQINTYLSRVQRGGHLQPFGCMIAAQESTFRVIAYSENASEMLDTEFLVVGTDVRTLFTPSSAPFLEKAFSSHNISFFNPLWIHLKNSGKPFFAILHKIDVRIVIDLEPASAEDPAFSISGAVQSQKLADRAILRLQALPGGNIKTLCDTVVKLVRELTGYHRVFVYKFHEDDHGKVVAESKRPDLEPYMGLHFPSTDIPQASRLLFEQNRVRIIVDCHARPVPVVQDEAPMQPLCLAGSTLRAPHGCHTEYMANMGSVASLAMSVIINENDQESSGASGARNSTRLWGLVVCHHTSARCISFPLRYACGFLMQVFELQLRLELQLASQMQEKHVLQTQALLCDMLLRDSPAGVITRSPSIMDLVKCDGAALIYQGKYFSVGVCPIESQIEDIVEWLLSCHGGLTGLSTDSLTGAGCPGASTLGDAVCGMAVAYISSRDILFWFRSSATKEIKWGGEKHSPEDTDDSQRMHPRSSFKVFLEIVKSQSLPWETAEMDAIHSLQLILRNSIRDVNRSICKSEVNTEVGNEDCQGMDEGISVAKEMVRLIETANAPIFGVDFGGRINGWNTKIAELTGLPAEEAIGKFRLQDLIYKEYVDDVNKLLSRALKGEEDQNVEIKLKTFGPQKLSKSVFLVVNACSSKDYLNNIIGVGFVGQDITSQKVVLDKFIRLQGDYKAIFHNPNPLIPPVFASDENLCCLEWNKGMEKLTGWNREEMFGKMLVGDIFGSCCRLESTDAHTKFTIVLHNAIGGQDTDKIPFQFYERNRVYVQALLTAMKRVNLQGEISGAFCFLQIVSPELQQAPEVPRQEKKLCARKTHLAYICQEVKNSLRGIHFMNSLLDGMDLSEDQKQDLETSAACERQMMKIIRDVDSECIKDGSFEFDEAEFSLGNLINALVSQVTILLRERGLQLIRDIPEEIKTLAVIGDQIRIQQVLVNFLLSTVQYTPSPGGWVEIQVQSSPKKIADGKELLHLEFSSA
- the LOC113355381 gene encoding phytochrome B-like isoform X4 yields the protein MKKALPGGNIKTLCDTVVKLVRELTGYHRVFVYKFHEDDHGKVVAESKRPDLEPYMGLHFPSTDIPQASRLLFEQNRVRIIVDCHARPVPVVQDEAPMQPLCLAGSTLRAPHGCHTEYMANMGSVASLAMSVIINENDQESSGASGARNSTRLWGLVVCHHTSARCISFPLRYACGFLMQVFELQLRLELQLASQMQEKHVLQTQALLCDMLLRDSPAGVITRSPSIMDLVKCDGAALIYQGKYFSVGVCPIESQIEDIVEWLLSCHGGLTGLSTDSLTGAGCPGASTLGDAVCGMAVAYISSRDILFWFRSSATKEIKWGGEKHSPEDTDDSQRMHPRSSFKVFLEIVKSQSLPWETAEMDAIHSLQLILRNSIRDVNRSICKSEVNTEVGNEDCQGMDEGISVAKEMVRLIETANAPIFGVDFGGRINGWNTKIAELTGLPAEEAIGKFRLQDLIYKEYVDDVNKLLSRALKGEEDQNVEIKLKTFGPQKLSKSVFLVVNACSSKDYLNNIIGVGFVGQDITSQKVVLDKFIRLQGDYKAIFHNPNPLIPPVFASDENLCCLEWNKGMEKLTGWNREEMFGKMLVGDIFGSCCRLESTDAHTKFTIVLHNAIGGQDTDKIPFQFYERNRVYVQALLTAMKRVNLQGEISGAFCFLQIVSPELQQAPEVPRQEKKLCARKTHLAYICQEVKNSLRGIHFMNSLLDGMDLSEDQKQDLETSAACERQMMKIIRDVDSECIKDGSFEFDEAEFSLGNLINALVSQVTILLRERGLQLIRDIPEEIKTLAVIGDQIRIQQVLVNFLLSTVQYTPSPGGWVEIQVQSSPKKIADGKELLHLEFRIGCPGEGLPPEVVQDMFSSKERLTQKGLALSMSMKILQLMNGKVHYVRGSEQCYFVTVLELAFPRRD